The following proteins are co-located in the Candidatus Poribacteria bacterium genome:
- a CDS encoding Rieske (2Fe-2S) protein, giving the protein MLSENGNFVKVAALSEVAEGKPRAVRVEGHSIALFQHEGAVYATDNQCPHMGYPLVRGRVRKGVLSCDWHGWSYDMEGGGCFTGGCDDLATFPVQVRNGDIYVDVASGGKKRDDAHFLLLKEGLLSHDNWTLSKAIAIMLARGVSEEETLEIMVRHMGHHISTDEDAFNGGRKLAMMMNGLKVAHMYQPEDRLIPLMMSASGAAGRLGDRPDRQPLPPPVDWQKLEDWIRVFTTDKEWEGIEKCLITARQLGGHDEKIIPLFFQCAVESFFLNHSDNLINLAHLAELQERFGWELTGELVCSLGAKTLGQGRGRPGELHREAIQKMEEIAHIFDELPQGTSAESAADYDEDEFSAALVSGDLDEVFDAVTENLTAGVPINTLATTMVMTAADRMARTPVNMSPGWWDLKDEMELGSTVRKVLRYGGTKVAAKALYHAAWRFFNNRWLNIRHQPITESRTSTTPVLFDEDAAITEILDAIESVRIQEIGRRTREYLNAGGSAARLMAEMGLCILKDDNGEELLSSIYIVSEEWKTCESHPARNQLIVGLARWATDIRRNAGNDSAVQTAHRFARGETATELYE; this is encoded by the coding sequence ATGTTATCCGAAAATGGAAATTTCGTCAAAGTCGCTGCCCTCAGCGAAGTCGCAGAAGGAAAACCGAGGGCAGTCAGAGTTGAAGGACATAGCATCGCCCTCTTTCAACATGAAGGGGCTGTCTATGCGACAGATAATCAGTGTCCACACATGGGGTATCCGTTGGTGAGAGGACGTGTCAGGAAAGGTGTTTTATCGTGTGATTGGCACGGTTGGAGTTACGACATGGAAGGCGGTGGATGTTTCACCGGCGGTTGTGATGACCTTGCCACGTTCCCCGTTCAAGTTCGCAACGGTGATATCTATGTAGATGTTGCCAGCGGCGGAAAGAAACGCGATGATGCCCATTTTCTGTTATTGAAAGAGGGTTTACTATCCCACGACAACTGGACGCTTTCTAAAGCCATTGCCATTATGTTAGCGAGGGGCGTTTCGGAAGAAGAGACGTTGGAAATCATGGTCAGGCACATGGGACACCATATCTCTACAGATGAGGATGCCTTCAATGGCGGTAGAAAATTAGCAATGATGATGAACGGGCTTAAGGTCGCACACATGTATCAACCCGAAGACCGCCTCATCCCGCTGATGATGTCTGCATCGGGCGCAGCCGGTAGACTCGGTGATCGACCGGACCGTCAACCCTTGCCGCCACCTGTTGACTGGCAGAAACTCGAAGACTGGATTCGAGTGTTCACTACCGATAAGGAGTGGGAAGGCATCGAAAAATGCCTTATCACTGCACGACAATTGGGCGGGCATGATGAGAAAATTATCCCGCTTTTCTTTCAATGTGCGGTTGAGTCCTTTTTCCTTAACCATTCTGACAACCTCATCAATCTCGCACACTTGGCTGAATTACAAGAGCGATTTGGATGGGAACTCACTGGCGAATTAGTCTGCAGTCTCGGCGCAAAAACACTTGGGCAAGGGCGCGGTAGACCGGGCGAACTTCACCGTGAAGCCATCCAAAAAATGGAAGAAATTGCGCATATCTTTGATGAGCTGCCGCAAGGCACATCCGCTGAAAGTGCCGCTGATTACGACGAAGACGAATTTTCAGCAGCACTCGTGAGTGGTGATCTCGACGAAGTTTTTGATGCCGTAACGGAAAATCTTACCGCTGGGGTCCCCATTAACACACTCGCGACAACTATGGTCATGACAGCAGCGGATAGGATGGCACGGACACCTGTCAACATGAGTCCGGGGTGGTGGGATCTAAAAGATGAGATGGAGTTGGGATCGACGGTGAGAAAGGTGCTTCGGTACGGTGGCACTAAAGTCGCTGCTAAGGCGCTCTATCATGCAGCGTGGCGATTTTTCAACAACCGATGGCTCAACATCCGTCATCAGCCGATCACAGAATCAAGAACATCTACAACGCCTGTCCTATTTGATGAAGACGCAGCGATCACCGAAATTTTGGACGCAATTGAATCTGTCCGCATCCAAGAAATCGGGCGGCGTACCCGTGAGTATCTGAATGCAGGAGGTTCCGCGGCGCGGTTAATGGCTGAAATGGGGCTATGTATCCTCAAGGATGATAACGGCGAAGAACTTCTCAGTTCAATCTACATTGTGTCTGAGGAATGGAAAACGTGCGAGTCGCATCCTGCCAGAAATCAGTTGATAGTTGGGTTGGCACGCTGGGCGACGGATATCCGTAGAAACGCTGGAAATGATTCCGCTGTCCAGACTGCGCACCGTTTCGCACGTGGTGAAACCGCGACGGAACTGTATGAATAG
- a CDS encoding ankyrin repeat domain-containing protein, whose amino-acid sequence MQYDDNSPFYKLLATKYKKEEETLGISIVEAHPEIAKLTWPGPDEQGQPFVKGSTALHYAANDGKDQLVLKLLEHGSDINASGANWYRSVLSWAANNARISTIRLLLENGADPTSLDALHAAAFGGSSCGEGREQEYAETLQILIDAGADMNDRRHYQNQTPLRTALISGNRGAIVYLRGIGAPEA is encoded by the coding sequence ATGCAATACGATGACAATTCACCGTTCTATAAATTGCTTGCTACGAAATATAAAAAAGAAGAGGAAACTCTCGGCATTTCTATTGTTGAAGCGCATCCAGAAATTGCGAAATTGACGTGGCCCGGGCCCGATGAACAAGGGCAGCCATTTGTCAAGGGCAGTACCGCGCTGCATTACGCTGCCAATGACGGAAAAGATCAACTTGTTCTTAAACTTCTTGAACATGGATCGGATATTAATGCAAGTGGGGCAAACTGGTACCGATCTGTGCTTTCTTGGGCGGCAAATAATGCGAGGATTTCGACGATCCGGCTACTTCTTGAAAACGGGGCGGATCCAACATCCCTTGATGCGCTACATGCCGCAGCATTTGGTGGTTCCTCTTGCGGTGAAGGCAGAGAACAAGAATATGCAGAAACATTGCAAATCCTGATTGACGCAGGTGCCGATATGAACGATCGCCGTCATTATCAGAACCAAACCCCACTTCGGACTGCTTTAATAAGCGGGAACAGAGGTGCGATTGTATATTTACGCGGGATTGGTGCTCCAGAAGCATAG
- a CDS encoding ankyrin repeat domain-containing protein: protein MDQNARHFPRTEYIEAVNKGDADHVKSLLAANEALLEFIDAPWFAFDAPAVVFAAAIVNRPLVEVLLDAGADINAKSSWWAGGTSALQHAAGSMLAYNTELAEYLIERGATIDAHAAAGLDRVETLQALIHENPDVVNAPGCDGMSPLHFAATPRIAELLLAHGADINLRDRDHYGTAAQWTMRRRPEVCRYLLEQGAEADVVLYCAMGDAERAKTEFEKNPELLNLRINVKSPKGYVIPTLESPQVEEVPGGHVYAYQVGPTMPLLEIALQSKQPAIVDLLIDSGYEINLRDWYVLVGQGPKRFDVLVKGFLAKGWDIDARQKHRRGMWAPLHWVAQRGLTNGVACLLANGADPNVTDDKGQTPLHFIAQKGVGKNQAKLLIEHGADPNARDDTGQTPLDYAKKAKRKTVADFLTKLGTKNDK from the coding sequence TCGGCACTTCCCACGGACAGAGTATATTGAGGCTGTGAATAAAGGAGACGCGGACCACGTCAAATCCCTGTTAGCAGCTAACGAGGCACTCCTTGAGTTCATTGATGCGCCTTGGTTTGCTTTTGATGCTCCCGCCGTTGTGTTTGCCGCTGCAATCGTCAATCGTCCGCTCGTAGAGGTACTGCTTGATGCGGGTGCAGACATCAACGCGAAGAGTTCTTGGTGGGCAGGTGGCACTTCAGCACTCCAGCACGCAGCGGGTTCGATGCTGGCGTACAACACGGAGTTGGCTGAGTATCTCATTGAACGTGGCGCAACGATTGACGCACACGCTGCAGCTGGCTTGGATAGGGTTGAAACGCTTCAGGCATTGATTCATGAGAATCCGGATGTTGTCAACGCACCCGGATGCGATGGCATGTCTCCGCTTCATTTCGCAGCAACCCCTCGCATTGCTGAACTATTGCTTGCACACGGGGCAGATATAAATCTGCGCGACCGCGACCATTACGGGACTGCAGCGCAGTGGACGATGCGCAGACGACCTGAAGTGTGTCGCTATCTCCTTGAACAGGGTGCTGAGGCGGATGTTGTGCTCTATTGTGCGATGGGTGATGCTGAACGAGCAAAGACGGAATTTGAAAAAAATCCGGAACTCCTCAATCTCAGGATTAATGTGAAATCCCCTAAAGGCTACGTCATACCAACATTAGAGTCGCCTCAAGTTGAGGAAGTCCCCGGCGGACATGTTTATGCTTATCAAGTCGGACCTACCATGCCGCTGCTTGAGATAGCACTGCAGTCTAAGCAGCCAGCAATCGTGGATCTACTGATTGATTCGGGCTATGAGATCAACTTGCGAGATTGGTATGTGCTTGTTGGGCAGGGACCTAAGCGGTTTGATGTATTGGTGAAAGGGTTTCTGGCAAAAGGTTGGGATATCGACGCGCGTCAGAAGCATCGGCGTGGCATGTGGGCACCGCTACATTGGGTAGCACAACGCGGTTTAACGAACGGTGTCGCCTGTTTATTGGCAAACGGTGCTGACCCGAATGTAACCGATGATAAAGGGCAAACGCCGCTACACTTCATCGCGCAGAAGGGTGTCGGTAAAAACCAAGCGAAATTGTTGATTGAACACGGGGCGGATCCAAACGCACGTGATGATACGGGACAGACCCCGCTGGATTACGCCAAGAAAGCGAAACGGAAAACGGTTGCAGATTTCCTAACGAAATTAGGGACGAAAAACGACAAGTAA